The Euleptes europaea isolate rEulEur1 chromosome 19, rEulEur1.hap1, whole genome shotgun sequence genome includes a window with the following:
- the LOC130491699 gene encoding F-box only protein 44-like: MVTIGDLPPDILEDVLSRVPGRDLVCNCRLVCSQWCDVVDLPALWKRKCQREGYCLAMFDRSISEWKTLYFLCSLKRNLIKNPCGEKGLKFWEFKSKKKKVWKIEKAPEADMHFPHIRKCFVAYHLCTFKHQLITLKDEGYWDELMDETKPDIVVKDWYYFSPNYRYELCVTLLSKDFSILQECRPEEFFRNQGRDEDKWCEVSYTFHDYPAGVRHIRFIHGNEGWTYMRVTNSSVTVGPEALWRSEAPGTRLPDLHCDPQRKPCSVF, from the exons ATGGTGACCATCGGCGACCTGCCCCCAGACATTCTGGAGGACGTGCTGTCTCGGGTCCCCGGAAGGGATCTCGTCTGCAACTGCCGGCTGGTTTGCTCGCAGTGGTGCGATGTGGTGGATCTGCCCGCCTTGTGGAAACGCAAGTGCCAGAGAGAGGGCTACTGCCTCGCGATGTTCGACAGAAGCATCTCAGAATGGAAGACCCTCTACTTTCTCTGCAGCTTGAAGAGGAACTTAATCAAGAACCCGTGCGGCGAAA AGGGCTTGAAGTTCTGGGAATTCAAGTCGAAGAAAAAGAAAGTGTGGAAGATTGAGAAAGCACCGGAAGCCGATATGCACTTCCCCCACATTCGGAAATGCTTTGTCGCATATCATTT GTGTACCTTCAAGCATCAGCTCATCACCTTAAAGGATGAAGGCTACTGGGATGAGCTGATGGACGAGACCAAGCCGGATATCGTGGTGAAGGATTG GTATTATTTTAGCCCAAATTACCGCTACGAATTGTGTGTGACACTATTATCCAAAGACTTCAGCATCCTGCAAGAATGTCGCCCCGAAGAGTTCTTCAGAAATCAGGGGAGAGACGAGGATAAATGGTGTGAGGTTTCATACACTTTCCACGACTACCCAGCCGGCGTCCGCCACATCCGCTTTATCCACGGCAACGAAGGCTGGACCTACATGCGGGTCACCAACAGCAGTGTCACCGTCGGTCCGGAAGCCCTGTGGCGAAGCGAAGCGCCCGGAACCCGTTTGCCCGATCTGCATTGTGATCCGCAGAGGAAGCCCTGCTCTGTCTTCTGA
- the LOC130491697 gene encoding F-box only protein 6-like, which translates to MVSIQDLPTDILLDLLSRVPCRDLVRNCRLVCLQWRDLVDLATLWKRKCLQEGFDPETPGRSVPDWKIFYFLCIMKRNLIQNPCGEEGFNFWEIESHEGDKWRIEELPGARRRDFPHQPVPKYFVTSQGPCTKHQLISLRKEGYWDELMDETKPDIVVKDWFHCGCPCRYQLQVKLLSANFRVLQEFCPKDVIVEQCSDREWREVSYTFHNYPAGVRHVVFKHGGQGWYGIRITNSSITIGPETGE; encoded by the exons ATGGTCAGCATCCAAGACTTGCCCACTGACATCCTTCTGGATCTGCTCTCTCGGGTCCCCTGCAGGGATCTGGTCCGCAACTGCCGGCTGGTTTGCTTGCAGTGGCGAGATCTGGTGGATCTGGCAACGCTGTGGAAACGCAAGTGCTTACAAGAAGGTTTCGACCCTGAAACGCCAGGCAGGAGTGTCCCGGACTGGAAGATCTTCTACTTTCTCTGTATTATGAAGAGGAACTTAATCCAGAACCCCTGCGGTGAAG AGGGCTTCAACTTCTGGGAAATCGAGTCGCACGAAGGAGACAAGTGGCGGATCGAAGAGCTGCCCGGAGCTCGGAGAAGGGACTTTCCCCACCAGCCTGTCCCGAAATATTTTGTCACATCTCAAGG GCCCTGCACGAAGCATCAGCTCATCAGCTTAAGGAAAGAAGGTTACTGGGACGAGCTGATGGACGAGACCAAGCCAGATATCGTGGTGAAGGACTG GTTCCATTGCGGTTGCCCTTGCCGGTACCAGCTGCAGGTGAAGCTGCTCTCTGCCAACTTCAGAGTCCTCCAGGAATTTTGCCCCAAAGATGTGATTGTGGAGCAGTGTTCAGACAGAGAGTGGCGCGAG GTCTCCTACACATTTCACAACTACCCTGCTGGGGTTCGCCATGTGGTCTTTAAACACGGAGGCCAGGGTTGGTATGGCATTCGAATCACCAACAGCAGCATCACCATCGGCCCGGAAACTGGAGAGTGA